CTTCCCTAAATATAGATTTtgcaaagaaataaaaagaaaccaTAAGTTACGTCTCCGTCCAGTGTCTTTGTGTCTTTCTTAACAGGAAGGATACAAAATAGACTGATTCAATGTCTTGAGACACAATGTCTCTGTTTATATCACATCTGTCACGATTTTGTATCTCTATATCCATATCTCAAGTGTTCTGTACTTGTAAACAAAAGCAGTCTTGAATACTACTCTTATTCTCACACTAAAAACTAAATATCTCAAGTTCTCTCTTTCTCTCGCTACTTTCTTTCTTGCACCACTGCAAGTCATTGATACATTTTCAAAAGTAAAGGAGTAAACACAGAACTAGTCCTTATCAGTTTGTTTTGAATAAATTAAGTTtctaaccaaaaaaaattatatgcaTATATAGTTTGATTTCCACATTGAAATATTCAGTGATACCTTATAAACAGGACCAAAACCACCTTCCCCTAATTTGCAAGAATTTGAAAAGTTATTAGTGCTCTGTTGAATCCAAATCAGAGGAACTGCAGGAAGGTCAGCATTCAATGAATCGTCTCCTTGACCTTCTTGAGAGTTATCATGTATTGATATAGGAGTGTCCTCTGGCAATAATGCATCTACAGATAAAAAAACACCTTTGTGATATGAGTTTATAATGTTTATTGATATAGGCAAGTACTTAAAATGAGCTTAGAGAACTTAATAGTGTTAGCTACcattatttatttgattcttCCTCCATAATAAGTAGACGCCAGAAATTAGTATCACTACTGGCACCAACACACACACTATGATGATGATCACAGTTTTTGTCTTACTTGAATTGTTCTTGGCTGCAATAATAGTATAGGTCAACAAGTTGAATTTAATTGCTCATATATATCCATATATATAGAGGAATATATATACTCTAgaagtaattaataaaaataattagttaccTGAATTAGGCAAAGGAGAAGATCCTTGAATCTTGTAGAACATATAATCATCATACCTTGTCAAACAGCTTGGAGATCCAACTTGCCATCCAACTTTTGAAGCACAGCATTTAGGAACTTGATCCAACATAGCATTCAAACACTGCCTACACTTGTCACTAGTAAGGTCCCTAGTACACTGCACCAATCCATACCTTTTCCCTAATGAACCACCAGCATTGAACTCACCCACTGCATACAACAGGTAATTGCTCTCTGCAGTAGCATTCTTTATCAAGCTCTGCATATAAGTCTCTGCTTTCTGGAGTTCTTGTGTGCTGTTGGTGCTGTTCTTGGTCCCAAGAGTTTGCCATGATGGAGTTATTGTAAGGTTACCATAGAAGGCATGGTTAGAGTATCTGAGTATGCAGTAGTTATACCATATCACTGCTGATGATCTGTTTGGGCAGTGCTGGAGAATGTCTGAAGCTGCGGTGGAGAGGCAAAACTGGCAGAAGGTTCCGGTGACATCACCTCTGCGGATCAGTGACGAATCCAGAAATTTAGATTACAATTAGTAGTTGGTAGAAACTCAGGTCACCTTATTATTTTTGGTTCATAAAATTAGAAGCAgttaatatttgattattttttgtcaaattttaaaacttttagagttggaatttaattttgatgcattatcagtgtaaaatagttttatacatgtatttaattacataatatAGTAAAAATAATATTGACGGCGTGAGTCATCCAAAAGAACGGATGTAATTGCACGACTAGGTAAAACGCTTTTGTATCAAACTTAAACTCTATTTTATCGGTAGTTGAAGGTGGAAACTCATGtgaacttcacgtgaagttgatacctgagagtcgttagatgatttaaccgatttgactaaattttcatctaacgacttttagatatcaacttcacttgaagtcgacttcacctgagttttcaccgtAGTTGAATTTTTAATACTAATTTAGTAACTtattaaattatacaaaaaaatattttgtcttTGTTAGAAATAATAATATCATAAAATCACTCCATCCAAAATTTAAACCAATAAAATAAGAGATGTGAATGAATATATTTTGACGtaaatttaaagaataaaatatagAAGTAATTAatcacgtttttttttttcaaattttagcCATCATTTTAAATATACATAGTtctagtcaccaaaaaaaatatacatagtTCTAAAaggaatttaaaaatttgatgaaaACTCAGGTAAAGTCGACTTCACCTAAAGTTAATACTTCAAATtcattagatgaaaatttagccAAATCAGTCAAATACCTCTTGGTATCAACTTCACTcaactgcacctgagtttccacCTTAAAAATTTGAGTGGGGGCATTCGGGGTTTGTCCGTACCTGCAGTTGTAGAAGCCATAGACGGCATCGCGTGTGGCGGTTCCAACGGTGGTATAGTTGTAGCCCTTGCTTGTGGTAGCATCAGAGGAAAGCCATGAGAGGACGCTGTTGAGGTTGGTTTTGAATCCACTTGTTAGTGATTGTTTTGTTGAGTTTTGGCAGTCATCTCCAACGTAGTTTAGGGTTGATGATTGTGCTTTTGTTCTGGTAATGGTGATGAAGATGTTCATCAACAAGAACCAAAGAAATAATCTATGCAGAGTAGTGGTCAGTTTTGTTTCCATCATTTGATGAATCAGTGTGATTCATTAATATCATTATTGTTCTATCAAAATTGGCTTTGATTGATGAACTCAGaagaatatatgtatatatacatgTTGAAGTCAAGCTAGttataaactatatatatatatatatatatatatataatgcagAGAGGTGGAGAGTATTAATAATACGGAAGTTTCTAAACTCTTAATAAATTTACAATGTGaatactaaaattattttttaatataaaaatgttatttgcACACTAAAATCAATCGTCAAAATCAATAactatatatttaattatttatatataaatatataaattgtttaactcattttttataaatattttatattttaatatatattttatactaataattaaatttgcTAACTGACTTTGATGTAATCCAATATGATTGTTTTTAATAATATAGATGAAAACATCTATTTATATTGTTATTTTCACATGATATGATAAAAAAGAGTTAATACTCCAAGTAGTTCTAAATTTACAGTCGAATTTTAATGTCgtttttaaacttaaaattatCATAAATTTGTTCATGAACTTAATAATTATTGTTTTTGAGATACTTTTTAGTGATGGAATAATGATGTAGTTTGCTAGACGCCACAAATTTGTTCATCACTATTTTATCTTTGTCATTCAAATAGAATATAAGGATATTTTGAGGGTTTTAACTCCAATATATTAAAACCCTCAAAATTTCCTAAACGatgttatttatattttattcgcGCGCTaaaaatgaaattatttttaccaGTTTAGCCTGGTTTTTCGCGTAGTTTTCGTTTAATTATGTCATTATTTTgtcaccaaaaaatattttaaaaacgaTCGTTGTTAAATATAGAGACAAATTTAAGAtgattttaaattcaaaaataacaTTGAAATATGACTGCAAATTCAGAgactattttaaatattaacacgataaaaaatagcaatatatatatataaccaacCTAACGTTAGTCTCGtaactttttatatataaattgtcCAATTATATAAAAACTAGCTGATATATTAagaatttaaattctaattatttgaaTCGGAGAGAAAACTACTCCGGTTTACCtaatcttttatattatttattacaagatataaaatgaaagattaaaatAGTTATAATGAGCTAAGGATATCTAAATTCTTAAGACTGACCCTGAGTATATATAAATAGAATTTCTGTGTATAGtattacaaaaaaattcatttttccttgttttttctttttttatattatacattatatatacacatatatagTTTCTTTATACAAACAGAGTTCAGGTAAGTTCAATATATTGGAAAATCATTTTTAGATGAAtatctgaaaaagaaaaaatgaaagtCAAACACATGATGCTTTCGACTTATATAAAATATGTAACAATTTTTGTACATAACGTAATGtttactaatatatttataaaattagattaaataatattatgtaCAAAGTTTGACCAAAGtattttaaaatgttttatttttaaaggaagagtattcttatttttatattttttcgcACATTCAGGTGAAGTGGTGAGTTCATATATAAGAACTTTGACTTTTAAATGTTTCAAGAAACCAGCCagtggtattttttatttttttttaatctgaCTAATTCAAATACTTATAACTTGGGACTCTTAATTAACTGATGATATATATTTATTCTGAGTAACCACATTGTTTCTTGAATCGGATgctttaattaaattatttatatactaatttCTTATCAGATTTGAGCCCTTCAACGTTTGACAGTGTAACAACATAAAATAGTTCCTCCTTTAGTATTTTATGTCCAACACAAACTGTTAGATGATGTCTACTTGGCTTGTTAAATTGTTAAATGTGATACTAAGCAATGCACATTACCTTTTATATTTATCGcgtaaataatcataaaaaaattaaatagacgattgtataaaatattttatatttaatcaaaattaaatttttataaaaaaaattatttgatacaTTATCAGtataaagtatttttaaatGTACATCTAATTATATAGCGCTACattaacaaatataattacAGTTTACATAATTACATTAACTGTGTAAATAATCATCTAAAAGAACAAATGTGATTGGACGAATATTTAAACATTTgccaaaattaaactctttttaCAAATGTGCCACATTTTCTAAACCTTAATACTAAAATATCACTCTTTtgaaattaattattcaaatgCCACTCTTCCTATATTACAATAattaatcataatcataatcaaaattaaaataacaaatcaGTTCTCACCTTAGTAAAAAAAGTAACATTTAAGTAATTAGTttcaaaagagtttgataataAATATTGAAAAAAGGTAGTGCATAAGTAAAAAAGCCccattttattattgtttaaaatttaattttaacgCACTATTAGTGTAAAAcagctttatatatatattcaatcaCCTAACACAAGTACACAacattagtaaaaataattgttttttatattaatcacgtaaataattatctaaaaaaacgAATGTGATTAGACAACTATGTAAAATTAATGTCAATTATGGATTTAgatcaatatttaaaaattattattcacAAGCATGACTTGTTTTTAAAACTCCTATATTTCTCAAGATCCCTTGGTCAAGATTTGATAGGGCTATAAAACCATTCTTTGAACAAAATGTAATTCAAGGATAATTAATGTTTCTATAATCCAGAATAACACTTGCTTCCATGTTTACAAAATGCAAGTATGAATTTCAGGGTATCTAACCACCAGGTATTCATTATGCACTGAATTTGGATCAAATTGCTGTATTTGGATCACTTTCATAAAGCAATCTCTTGGGGGGTGGTGACTGATAGGGACATGGATAGATGCTCCTTCAAGTCAAAAACCATTGGAACATAGCTCCCATCCTCCATATTTAGAGCTAAAGGTTCCTCCACCATGTTTTTGAGCATACTCACATATTGCTTCTCTAACACACTGATCCCATGACACTGCTATATTCTGCAGTGACAAAGGCTCATTCATGCTTCGTAGAGAAAGTCTCAGTTTCAGATTCGCTTTACTTGACAGATCGTCCACGTCGACATCCACTCTGTCCAAATAGAAACACAGGAGGAAAGATTAAGAAAGACATAACCACAAGAATTGCCACCTTTTTTTTCAGAACTTATCACCAAATTGCGAAGCTACCGGTGAAAACTACTGAAAAGAGAAATAATTGAAGGAAGAACATGTAAGGAGTACTAAGAACCTCACCTAGTATGATAAATCATTTGTTGTTTGTTCAACATTTCAACCTTATAAAGACAATAAATAAAGTATTGAGAAATGCTAGGAGGctatcagaatttattatttttgtccatCACTTAGTCATCAACTCAATTCCTTTAGTTTAGTAATCCAACAATATACTTTATCCCATACTTTTAAACATTGATGGCTAACTGATGgccaaaaacaataaattctgaTGACCCTCTAGTATTTCTCTAAAGTATTAATGAAAAAGAAGACAGTTAGATTGTCTAACCTGATTTCTGATGGTGTTTCATCTGAAATAACTGGTGAGCGAAGTGGATAACACCCGGGAACAAACAAATGTAACGGTTTGATTATCGACTGCATGATTGACAAATGTGATCAGTTGGAACAAACAAATGAAAAGTGTCTATAGTGTTAACAACATTATAGAATTTTTCACCTCTTTGTTAGTAGCTTGCTCGGCTGTCGAGGGTAGATTAACAGTTACTGAATTGAAAACCAATTTGACAAATAGTCCTTCATCATGTTCTGGTGCACCCTCAGCTACTCCTGTAATGGTGTTTCCTTCGCTAATAACTACTTGAGTGTCTATCAGTAAGTTGTTTAtcacttttatttcttctaaGATAGTATAAATTTCCTGCAAGAGTTACCCATGCTCAAGTTAGATGGGGTTGCTCTTTTCAGAAATAAGCAACAGAAATGTAATCTATAAAGGTGCTGTTATATATTTGTCTATAGGACAATCCATGTTTTGTGTCGGACAAAGCTCTGCTAATAAAATACGAATTATGCGTCGGAAAGAtaaattctgcataattcacACTCACAAAGTAACAATTTCATCAAAGTGCATCAAATACCAAACTGGCTTATATTCTTGAGCACAAAGCTATCAAATTATTCAGAGTTTGGAGTACCTTAGATATTGAGGCAGGCTTCTCTGCACTGATGAACTGCCCGGAACTGCCACTTGCAGGAGTTGAATTAAAGAAtcgctttattttctttcctgtTGGAACAGGATCGTAGCAATTCAAGTTTGCATTTTCATCAGTTGAAATTTCTGGTATGTCATCATTTAAATGGAGTGCTAGTCCAATGTCATCAGTTGCAGCTATGAATGCTTCAGCTGACATTGACCTAAACTGCAATTATATGGCATAAGTGCACTTATCTACAAGTTCAGGcgaaataaaagaaagaaaagttggCAAGTTTTAGGCTAACCACTTTAATAAAGTGCTTCATTGCTGGGCTTGTATCATCGGGAATATCAGCTGGTTCATTCACAAAAGCTTCGGATGGTTCGATCTCAACTCCTATTTGTGGTTCTACTGCATGATTTCCACAACCTGATACCGTCGAAAAAGAGTTTGCGAGTAACTCATGTAACAGATAACACAGAAACAATGGTGTCTACATATATAGTAATAAATTGAATTGATGGATTGTAAAGAAATTACACCTTTTTCCATAGACAGTTGATTTCCCTGTCGCGAACTGCAAAATTGGTTTACCTCTTGTAATGTTAGGTAAGGAATCTGCTTTGTTAAATGGGAACTCGGTAGGCTTATTACTTGCGAGGCTGGTTTCTTTCCAGCTAGTTCCAATTGAGAACTGATTGAATTTGATGGCTCAACCTGTTGCTTGGATTGCACGTCAAAAGAACATTGTTGTTGACAGTAAGAGAAGTATTTCTTTTGTAAAACATCTTGTATGTACTTTTCCAGTCTATCTAGTCTCTGCTTGAAACCGcgatcaatcttgcttttgtccacattcaataataaaaaagtgtATTCCAGTGCTCGCTTATGTTGTTCGCATCCCTCCATATCAGTTATCGTCTTAGGATGTAGAGGAGCAGGCTCATTCTTGAGCTATATTCAATGGGAAAATAATCAATCAAGATTATAGGAATGCAAACTCAGAGTTGTTGTCTAAAATCATGATAGGCCTTAAAGTAACATATACCTGTTGAAGCTTTCTACTTATCAATTTGTGAAAAGTATCAAGTTTTGTGTAATATGTTGCTTTTATCATTTGTACCTACAACAAGGAAGAATCAAAATTACTCTCAATCTCAaatgtttttctctttcaaaacTCATTGACATTTCAAATACAACATAGATATAGTGTTAATAAGGTTCAAAAACACTAAAATTGGTTGTGAATATTGGTAGTTTGACATTTATAATTGCTTGATTAGtttataaatttcgaaaatacgTATATGTATACCCTGTGTCTGTGTCTTATCatttttaaagtttggtgtgtttGCATGTCTTGTGTCATATCGTATCCCATGTCCGTATTAGTACTTTGTAGGAAAGAAAGATAATATTGGACATTACCTTTTG
This sequence is a window from Arachis stenosperma cultivar V10309 chromosome 10, arast.V10309.gnm1.PFL2, whole genome shotgun sequence. Protein-coding genes within it:
- the LOC130955480 gene encoding cysteine-rich receptor-like protein kinase 10 isoform X2, with product MMETKLTTTLHRLFLWFLLMNIFITITRTKAQSSTLNYVGDDCQNSTKQSLTSGFKTNLNSVLSWLSSDATTSKGYNYTTVGTATRDAVYGFYNCRGDVTGTFCQFCLSTAASDILQHCPNRSSAVIWYNYCILRYSNHAFYGNLTITPSWQTLGTKNSTNSTQELQKAETYMQSLIKNATAESNYLLYAVGEFNAGGSLGKRYGLVQCTRDLTSDKCRQCLNAMLDQVPKCCASKVGWQVGSPSCLTRYDDYMFYKIQGSSPLPNSAKNNSSKTKTVIIIIVCVLVPVVILISGVYLLWRKNQINNDALLPEDTPISIHDNSQEGQGDDSLNADLPAVPLIWIQQSTNNFSNSCKLGEGGFGPVYKGSLQDGTEVAIKRLSKTSGQGLYEFKNEVIFIAKLQHRNLVRLLGCCVEQNEKLLIYEYMSNSSLALHLFDVEKRKHLSWKVRMNIIKGIARGLLYLHEDSRLKVIHRDLKASNVLLDQDMNPKISDFGLARAFEKDQDEENTRRVMGTYGYMAPEYAMEGLYSVKSDVFSFGVLLLEIICGKKSSGFYVSEHGQSLLVYSWKLWCKGECLELVDPILEDKYPRNEVKRYIHIGLLCVQADAVDRPTMSTIVVMLANETMSLPNPNHPAFSVGRRIKEEQPLSNTFVKDLSVNKISVSNSLPR
- the LOC130955480 gene encoding cysteine-rich receptor-like protein kinase 10 isoform X1 → MMETKLTTTLHRLFLWFLLMNIFITITRTKAQSSTLNYVGDDCQNSTKQSLTSGFKTNLNSVLSWLSSDATTSKGYNYTTVGTATRDAVYGFYNCRYGQTPNAPTQIFKVETQVQLSEVDTKRGDVTGTFCQFCLSTAASDILQHCPNRSSAVIWYNYCILRYSNHAFYGNLTITPSWQTLGTKNSTNSTQELQKAETYMQSLIKNATAESNYLLYAVGEFNAGGSLGKRYGLVQCTRDLTSDKCRQCLNAMLDQVPKCCASKVGWQVGSPSCLTRYDDYMFYKIQGSSPLPNSAKNNSSKTKTVIIIIVCVLVPVVILISGVYLLWRKNQINNDALLPEDTPISIHDNSQEGQGDDSLNADLPAVPLIWIQQSTNNFSNSCKLGEGGFGPVYKGSLQDGTEVAIKRLSKTSGQGLYEFKNEVIFIAKLQHRNLVRLLGCCVEQNEKLLIYEYMSNSSLALHLFDVEKRKHLSWKVRMNIIKGIARGLLYLHEDSRLKVIHRDLKASNVLLDQDMNPKISDFGLARAFEKDQDEENTRRVMGTYGYMAPEYAMEGLYSVKSDVFSFGVLLLEIICGKKSSGFYVSEHGQSLLVYSWKLWCKGECLELVDPILEDKYPRNEVKRYIHIGLLCVQADAVDRPTMSTIVVMLANETMSLPNPNHPAFSVGRRIKEEQPLSNTFVKDLSVNKISVSNSLPR